The genome window AAATTTGTTAATACGAATTTTGAAAAACTATTACCTTCAAACTTTGTTGAAGCTACAGAAGAAACATTGAATAGTGAAGCGACTTATCAAAATCAAATATTATCATTATTTTCTTCACAAAATCCAACTAAAGACAACTTAACAACTTTTGATTTTGTGCGTGAGTTAAAAAAGGAAAAGTATCTTTATCTATCTGAAAAAGACCAAAAAAATTCAAACAAGATTGAAAATATAATAGAAGAAAAAAAATATGACATTGGGGCTAAAGCAAGCTGGTTTGAATTTGATAAGGAAAGAATGATATTAATTAAAGCAAATTCTACATACATATTTGGGATTATTTCTCCTAAAATGTTGCATCCTCAATGGTTATTACTTAAATCTGAATATCCTGAGTCGCATAGTGCTGCAAAAATTTTGAAATTATCATACTATGTTATGCTTGGCGTAATTACTTTACTTATTATTTTTTCTGCGACTTGGTTAGGATTTACAATTGCAAGAGAAATAACAGTTCCTATGCAAATATTATCAAAAGCTACAGAAAGTCTTGCACATGGAAATTATTCAGTAAAAATTGATGATATAGTCTCTGATGATGAAATGGGAAAATTAGCTTTAAGTTTTCGTTCGATGGTTTCTGATTTAAAAATTGAAAAAGAAAGAGCTGATATATTTTCAGCAGAGTTAAAAAGAAAAGCAGATGAATTATTAATAAAGTCTGAATATAATGAAATATTATTGCGAAATATTAATGCTGCTGTTATTGCATTAGATGAAGAATTAAATATTGAAACTTGGAATAATAGAGCTGAAAATTTATTTAATTTTAAAGAATATGAAGTTTTAGGAAAAAAGATTTACGATATTGTTAATATCAATTTTTATGAAAAAGCTCTTTTAAATCCTTTGTCAGAACTATCTAATGCAGCTCATAAAAGGATTGCAATTGAATGGGCGGGAAAAATATTTGAAGTTGAATATCAGCTGCAAATTCTTTTAAGTGGATTAGTTTCATCAAGAGGGAAAATCTTTAAAATAATATTTATTAATGACATAACAGAATTAGCTAAAGTGCAAAGAATGGTGGCTTGGCGTGATGTTGCACGAAGAGTGGCTCACGAAATAAAAAATCCTTTAACACCTATTAAACTAGGAGCTCAAAGAATTGAAAAAAGGTTTTCACAACATTTTAAAGGAGATGAAAAAGATATATTTCAAGAAACAGTCAAGATTATTCTTCAAAGTTCAGAAAGTATCAGAATACTAGTAGATGAATTTATCAAGTTTTCTCGAATGCCGCATTCATATCTCGAAGAAGGTAACATCGTTGAAACAGTTTACATGGCTATGCGAGGATTTGTCGGCAATCAAGAAAATGTACCAATGGTATTTGAAGCGAATATAAATTCAAACCATATTTTGTTAAGAAATGAAGAAAGAATAGCTAATTTACCAATAATTCACAGTAAATTTGATCGTGATCAAATAGTTAGATTGTTCGTTAATTTAATTTCAAATGCAGTAACTGTATCATCAGAAGAAAAATCTCCTGTTGTTATCTCTATTACGAGCAAACCTCATCAAACTTTTGTCAAAATTCAAGTGAAGGACAATGGAGCTGGTTTATCCAATGAAGTACTATCAAAACTATTTGAACCATACTTCAGTACAAAAAAAACAGGTACTGGATTGGGTCTTGTAATAGCAAAACAAATTGTTGATGAACATAATGGCAAAATATATGTTGAAGAAAACCTACCAAAAGGTACAGTGTTTACCGTTGAAATCCCAAAACAAGGGAGTCAATTTGAATAAGGATAATCATTTTGAATACTAGTCAAATTTCAGGAAAAATACTTGTTATAGATGATGAAAAAGACATTTGTTCCACTTTGTCAGGTATTTTGAGTGATGAGGGATATAAAGTAATTAGTGCAAATACTGCAGAAAATGGGTTAAAACTTGCCAAAAGAGAGCTCCCTGATGTCTGTTTTCTTGATGTTTGGCTCCCTGATTCTGAAGGTACAGAAACTTTAGAGAAACTGAGAAATATAAATCCAGATTTATATATAATAATGATGAGTGGGCATGCGAATATTGAAACCGCTGTGAAATGTACACGTCTTGGCGCTACTGACTTCATTGAAAAGCCTTTAAGCCTTGAAAAGGTTCTTCTAAATGTACAAAATATCTTGCATTTAAAAGACTTAAAATTTGAAAATCAAAATCTAAAAAACAGAGTAGAAAGAAAGTATACTCTTTTAGGAACATCACAAGCTTTAAAAGATATAATATCAACTGTAGAAATGGTTGCTAATCGTAACACTACTATTTTAATTACTGGTGAAAATGGAACTGGAAAAGAAAATGTAGCCAGGTTAATTCATCAAAAATCAGCAAGGTCAGCAAAGCCTTTTATTGCAATAAATTGTGCTGCAATTCCAGATGAATTGATTGAAAGTGAATTATTTGGGCATGAAAAGGGAGCATTCACAGGCGCGCATACTGCAAAAAGAGGAAAGTTTGAGCTTGCGCATAATGGAACATTATTTTTAGATGAAATAGGTGACATGAGTTTAAAAACTCAAAGTAAACTTCTTCGAGCACTTCAAGAACAAAAAATTGAAAGAGTTGGCTCGGATGAAACAATCACTGTTGATACTAGAATTATTGCCGCAACCAATAAAAATTTAGAAGAAGAAATAAAAAAAGGAAATTTTCGAGAAGATTTATATTATCGAATAAATGTTATTCCAATAATATTGCCACCATTAAGACAAAG of Pigmentibacter sp. JX0631 contains these proteins:
- a CDS encoding ATP-binding protein, which translates into the protein MKVRSRLYILLVWIIFAVFIVISGTWIETHIVKDGAFFGNKFFGSSFFLFFSAVNINVILLLLFVFLTFRSGVKLIVDNSHGAFGSKLNTKLVTAFLFFALLPTVVLLYVSTKFVNTNFEKLLPSNFVEATEETLNSEATYQNQILSLFSSQNPTKDNLTTFDFVRELKKEKYLYLSEKDQKNSNKIENIIEEKKYDIGAKASWFEFDKERMILIKANSTYIFGIISPKMLHPQWLLLKSEYPESHSAAKILKLSYYVMLGVITLLIIFSATWLGFTIAREITVPMQILSKATESLAHGNYSVKIDDIVSDDEMGKLALSFRSMVSDLKIEKERADIFSAELKRKADELLIKSEYNEILLRNINAAVIALDEELNIETWNNRAENLFNFKEYEVLGKKIYDIVNINFYEKALLNPLSELSNAAHKRIAIEWAGKIFEVEYQLQILLSGLVSSRGKIFKIIFINDITELAKVQRMVAWRDVARRVAHEIKNPLTPIKLGAQRIEKRFSQHFKGDEKDIFQETVKIILQSSESIRILVDEFIKFSRMPHSYLEEGNIVETVYMAMRGFVGNQENVPMVFEANINSNHILLRNEERIANLPIIHSKFDRDQIVRLFVNLISNAVTVSSEEKSPVVISITSKPHQTFVKIQVKDNGAGLSNEVLSKLFEPYFSTKKTGTGLGLVIAKQIVDEHNGKIYVEENLPKGTVFTVEIPKQGSQFE
- a CDS encoding sigma-54 dependent transcriptional regulator, which codes for MNTSQISGKILVIDDEKDICSTLSGILSDEGYKVISANTAENGLKLAKRELPDVCFLDVWLPDSEGTETLEKLRNINPDLYIIMMSGHANIETAVKCTRLGATDFIEKPLSLEKVLLNVQNILHLKDLKFENQNLKNRVERKYTLLGTSQALKDIISTVEMVANRNTTILITGENGTGKENVARLIHQKSARSAKPFIAINCAAIPDELIESELFGHEKGAFTGAHTAKRGKFELAHNGTLFLDEIGDMSLKTQSKLLRALQEQKIERVGSDETITVDTRIIAATNKNLEEEIKKGNFREDLYYRINVIPIILPPLRQRKEDIELISSHYLSLFSAENSIKNKKLSPGAVQILKSYSWPGNVRELKNIMERLSIMVSADIIEPQHLPYPISNIKYEKNEEFENLFLSSDYKEARAKFEKIYIQRKLEEFDGNVSRTADAMGMERSHLYRKMKQLELINESEKNTEEEKLNENCN